A stretch of the Blastocatellia bacterium genome encodes the following:
- a CDS encoding LLM class F420-dependent oxidoreductase gives MRLGLNCGYWGAGPADNVALVQEAERLGYHSVWTAEAWGSDAVTPLTWLAALTERIAVGTAVMQIPARTPAMTAMTAATLDLLTGGRVLLGLGVSGPQVVEGWHGVPYGKPLQRTREYVEIIRLILRRERPLEFHGEYYDIPVRGGTGLGKPLKLIIHPLRPVLPIYLAALGPKNVALAAEIADGWLPIFFSPYRMDVFRPSLEEGFARRTAPTPAEQFDIAPTVSVVVGEDVEACRAQLKPHLALYIGGMGARRRNFYNDLVCRYGYEEAARTIQDLYLAGKKKEAALAVPDALVDEVALCGPPERIADRLAAWRDAGVTTLIIATDNLQTVRLMADLVARL, from the coding sequence TTCGGTGTGGACGGCCGAAGCCTGGGGATCGGATGCGGTGACGCCGCTCACCTGGCTGGCGGCTCTGACCGAGCGCATCGCCGTGGGAACAGCAGTGATGCAAATCCCGGCGCGCACGCCGGCGATGACGGCGATGACGGCAGCCACACTCGATCTGCTCACTGGCGGGCGCGTTCTTCTGGGTCTGGGGGTCTCCGGCCCTCAGGTCGTCGAAGGATGGCACGGCGTGCCCTACGGCAAACCGCTGCAACGCACCCGCGAATACGTGGAGATCATTCGCCTCATTCTTCGACGCGAACGGCCACTGGAATTTCACGGCGAGTATTACGACATCCCGGTGCGCGGCGGGACGGGACTCGGCAAACCGCTCAAGTTGATCATCCACCCACTGCGCCCGGTCCTCCCGATCTATCTGGCTGCGCTCGGTCCGAAAAACGTCGCTCTGGCAGCCGAGATCGCCGATGGCTGGTTACCAATTTTTTTCTCGCCCTATCGAATGGATGTCTTCCGTCCCTCGCTCGAAGAGGGATTTGCTCGCCGAACCGCTCCCACGCCCGCCGAGCAGTTCGACATCGCGCCCACCGTGTCGGTTGTCGTCGGTGAGGATGTGGAGGCCTGCCGCGCACAGCTTAAGCCTCATCTGGCGCTCTATATCGGAGGGATGGGAGCACGTCGCCGTAATTTCTACAACGATCTGGTCTGTCGCTACGGTTACGAGGAGGCGGCACGAACGATTCAGGACCTCTACCTGGCGGGCAAGAAAAAAGAAGCGGCGCTCGCGGTGCCGGATGCGCTGGTGGACGAAGTCGCTCTCTGCGGCCCGCCCGAACGAATCGCCGACCGACTGGCGGCCTGGCGGGATGCCGGCGTCACGACCTTGATTATTGCCACCGACAATCTGCAGACGGTCCGCCTGATGGCCGATCTCGTCGCTCGCCTCTAA